In one Niallia taxi genomic region, the following are encoded:
- the deoB gene encoding phosphopentomutase, whose product MSKYPFKRVFLIVMDSVGIGEAPDAEKFGDLGAHTLGHIAEKMNGLHMPNMGKLGLSNIEAIKGIDKADKPLAHYTKMQEASNGKDTMTGHWEIMGLRIDTPFRVFPEGFPDELLQELETKTGRKIIGNKPASGTEILDELGEEHMKSGDLIVYTSADSVLQIAAHEEVVPLKELYEICELARELTLDEKYMVGRIIARPFLGEPGNFKRTANRHDYALKPFDRTVMNELKDNGLDSIAIGKISDIYDGEGVTQSLRTVSNMDGMDKLLETLHMDFTGVSFLNLVDFDALYGHRRDPIGYGKALEEYDARLTEVLPLLNEDDLLIITADHGNDPVAPGTDHTREYVPLLVYNKSISASRELPLRETFADIGATIADNFQVTLPKHGKSFLKELI is encoded by the coding sequence ATGTCCAAATATCCATTTAAAAGGGTATTCCTGATTGTGATGGATTCAGTCGGAATTGGTGAAGCACCAGATGCTGAAAAATTTGGCGATTTAGGTGCACATACCCTTGGTCATATAGCAGAAAAAATGAATGGCCTACATATGCCGAATATGGGAAAATTAGGCTTGAGCAATATTGAGGCAATTAAAGGAATTGATAAGGCTGACAAGCCTTTAGCACATTATACAAAAATGCAAGAGGCATCAAACGGGAAGGATACAATGACAGGCCACTGGGAAATCATGGGCTTGCGTATTGATACACCGTTCCGTGTTTTTCCAGAAGGATTTCCGGATGAGCTTCTGCAAGAACTAGAAACAAAAACAGGCCGTAAAATTATTGGCAACAAGCCTGCAAGTGGCACTGAGATCCTCGATGAGCTTGGAGAAGAGCATATGAAATCAGGCGATTTAATCGTCTATACATCTGCTGATTCGGTTCTGCAGATTGCTGCACATGAAGAGGTAGTACCATTAAAAGAGCTTTATGAAATTTGTGAACTCGCAAGAGAGTTGACTCTTGATGAGAAATACATGGTCGGCAGAATTATTGCAAGACCATTTTTGGGTGAGCCAGGCAATTTCAAAAGGACTGCAAACCGTCATGACTATGCACTTAAGCCGTTCGATAGAACAGTGATGAACGAGTTAAAGGACAATGGGCTGGACAGTATTGCTATCGGAAAAATCTCGGATATATATGATGGGGAGGGTGTAACCCAATCACTACGGACAGTATCCAATATGGACGGAATGGATAAGCTTCTAGAAACATTACATATGGACTTTACAGGCGTAAGCTTCTTAAATCTTGTTGATTTTGATGCCCTTTATGGACATAGACGTGACCCAATCGGTTATGGAAAGGCATTAGAGGAATATGATGCAAGGCTGACAGAGGTATTGCCACTCTTAAATGAAGATGATTTGCTTATTATTACGGCAGACCATGGCAATGACCCCGTTGCTCCTGGCACAGACCACACAAGAGAATATGTGCCTTTGTTAGTATATAATAAGAGCATCAGTGCTTCCCGTGAGCTTCCATTAAGAGAAACATTTGCGGATATTGGTGCAACAATAGCAGATAATTTCCAAGTTACTTTACCTAAGCACGGCAAAAGTTTCTTGAAGGAATTAATATAA
- a CDS encoding purine-nucleoside phosphorylase gives MNYTKIKQSADFLKEKYAAVPKLGLILGSGLGVLAEEIENAVKIPYEQIPEFPVSTVEGHAGQLVFGTIGGVEVVAMQGRFHYYEGYTFEKVTFPIRVMKELGVENLIVTNAAGGVNEAFAPGDLMLISDHINNMGTNPLIGPNDSALGVRFPDMSEAYCKNLRAAAKDIAANIGLKVQEGVYVGNTGPSYETPAEVRMLRVLGGDAVGMSTVPEVIVARHAGLKVLGISCISNMAAGILDQPLNHEEVIETTEKVKADFLKYVKELVKEIGK, from the coding sequence ATGAATTATACAAAAATTAAACAATCAGCAGACTTTTTAAAAGAAAAATATGCAGCAGTACCGAAGCTTGGGCTTATTTTAGGGTCAGGACTTGGTGTTTTGGCAGAAGAAATTGAAAATGCTGTCAAAATTCCTTATGAGCAAATTCCTGAATTCCCAGTATCTACAGTGGAAGGCCATGCTGGCCAGCTTGTATTTGGAACAATAGGCGGTGTTGAAGTTGTCGCAATGCAAGGAAGATTCCATTATTATGAAGGCTATACTTTCGAAAAGGTGACATTCCCTATTCGCGTGATGAAAGAACTAGGTGTTGAAAACCTTATCGTTACAAATGCGGCAGGTGGTGTGAATGAGGCATTTGCTCCTGGGGACTTAATGTTGATTTCTGATCATATAAACAATATGGGAACAAACCCGTTAATCGGACCAAATGATTCTGCATTAGGTGTAAGATTCCCAGATATGTCTGAAGCATACTGCAAGAATTTACGAGCAGCAGCAAAAGATATCGCTGCCAATATTGGCTTAAAGGTGCAAGAGGGTGTTTATGTCGGTAATACAGGTCCTTCCTATGAAACGCCTGCAGAGGTTAGAATGCTAAGAGTTTTAGGTGGAGATGCTGTTGGTATGTCAACGGTTCCAGAAGTAATTGTAGCAAGACATGCTGGACTTAAAGTACTTGGAATTTCCTGCATCTCAAACATGGCAGCAGGCATTCTTGATCAGCCTCTTAACCATGAAGAAGTAATTGAAACAACGGAAAAGGTAAAAGCAGACTTCCTTAAATATGTTAAAGAATTAGTCAAAGAAATCGGCAAATAG
- a CDS encoding pyrimidine-nucleoside phosphorylase, which yields MRMVDLIEKKRDGRELTEEEISFIINGYTDGTIPDYQISAFTMAVFFQGMTEKERADLTMAMVHSGDVIDLSAIEGIKVDKHSTGGVGDTTTLVLGPLVAAVGVPVAKMSGRGLGHTGGTIDKLEAVKGFHVEIDKEEFIKLVNKNKVAVIGQSGNLTPADKKLYALRDVTATVNSIPLIASSIMSKKIAAGADAICLDVKTGAGAFMKSLDDSRELAEAMVRIGNNVGRKTMAIISDMSQPLGYAIGNALEVKEAIDTLKGQGPKDLSELCLTLGSQMVYLAEKADSIEAARELLEEAIKSGKALETFKLFLESQGGDASVVDHPERLPQAPFKLELPAKESGYVAEITADSIGTAAMILGAGRATKESEIDLSVGLVLNKKIGDKVEAGESLVTIYSNTENIDDVKQRLYEHIKVIDKKVDAPELIYEVITG from the coding sequence ATGCGAATGGTTGATTTAATTGAGAAAAAACGTGATGGACGCGAATTGACGGAAGAGGAAATTTCTTTCATTATTAATGGCTATACGGATGGTACAATACCTGATTATCAAATCAGTGCATTCACAATGGCAGTGTTTTTCCAAGGCATGACAGAAAAGGAACGAGCCGATTTAACAATGGCAATGGTACATTCTGGCGATGTTATCGACCTGTCAGCAATTGAAGGAATCAAAGTTGACAAGCATTCTACAGGCGGTGTTGGCGACACGACTACACTTGTTCTTGGTCCATTAGTGGCAGCTGTCGGCGTTCCAGTCGCAAAAATGAGTGGACGCGGACTTGGTCACACTGGCGGAACAATCGATAAACTAGAAGCTGTTAAAGGCTTCCATGTTGAAATCGATAAAGAGGAATTTATTAAACTAGTAAATAAAAATAAGGTTGCTGTAATTGGTCAAAGCGGCAACTTAACTCCTGCAGACAAGAAATTGTACGCTTTAAGGGATGTTACGGCAACGGTAAACAGTATCCCTCTTATTGCAAGCAGTATTATGAGCAAAAAAATCGCTGCAGGTGCTGATGCGATTTGTCTTGATGTAAAAACGGGTGCAGGAGCATTCATGAAGTCATTGGATGATTCAAGGGAGCTTGCAGAAGCGATGGTGCGAATCGGTAATAATGTCGGCCGTAAAACGATGGCGATTATTTCAGACATGAGCCAGCCTCTTGGATATGCAATTGGGAATGCGCTAGAAGTAAAGGAAGCAATTGATACATTAAAAGGTCAAGGGCCAAAAGATTTATCAGAGCTGTGTCTTACTCTTGGATCTCAAATGGTGTATTTGGCAGAAAAGGCTGATAGTATTGAAGCAGCAAGAGAATTGTTGGAAGAAGCAATCAAGAGTGGCAAGGCTTTGGAAACATTCAAGCTCTTCTTGGAATCTCAAGGCGGCGATGCAAGTGTTGTTGATCATCCTGAGCGTCTCCCGCAGGCCCCGTTCAAGCTGGAGCTTCCTGCGAAAGAGTCAGGCTACGTGGCAGAAATCACTGCTGACAGCATTGGGACAGCAGCAATGATTCTCGGTGCCGGCAGAGCGACGAAGGAATCGGAAATTGATTTATCTGTTGGATTGGTACTTAACAAAAAGATCGGTGACAAGGTGGAGGCAGGCGAATCACTTGTAACCATTTACAGTAATACAGAAAATATTGATGATGTGAAGCAGAGATTGTATGAACATATTAAAGTCATAGACAAAAAAGTCGATGCTCCAGAATTGATTTATGAAGTAATTACTGGCTGA
- a CDS encoding DUF6176 family protein, which produces MNIELTRVKVKNGKSSKVDEWLELLNKEMDKVLLTLEAEKMYVETIFREFTESGEFLYWYSIQGDGGASLHESDFEIDKLHIAYWEECIDEDYEPVHMKKKVSMIQDKVLAALQ; this is translated from the coding sequence ATGAACATTGAACTGACGAGAGTAAAGGTGAAAAACGGGAAATCTTCTAAAGTTGATGAATGGCTAGAGCTTCTCAATAAAGAAATGGATAAAGTGCTTCTTACATTAGAAGCTGAAAAAATGTATGTGGAAACCATTTTTCGGGAGTTTACAGAGAGTGGTGAATTCCTTTATTGGTATTCCATCCAAGGTGATGGGGGAGCATCTCTCCATGAATCAGACTTTGAAATCGATAAACTTCATATCGCCTATTGGGAGGAATGTATTGACGAAGACTATGAACCAGTTCATATGAAGAAGAAAGTATCGATGATTCAAGATAAAGTACTGGCAGCTCTTCAATAA
- a CDS encoding amidohydrolase, translated as MGKTDVTDWLNEHEQFFTEMAKDIWEHPQVAYEETYAAEKQMTALQNAGFSIKENAGGSITAFVAEYGTGKPLIGILGEYDALPGLSQKVSPIRAEIVEKGPGHGCGHNLLGTAGVAAVMALKDKMAAENLAGTIRYYGCPAEEVLSGKTFMARSGLFNDLDCALTWHPGTANMTSNFSMQAMVSIKFHFTGIAAHAAGAPHAGRSALDAVEIMNIGSNYLREHILDGSRIHYVITNGGLAPNIVPDTSTVWYYIRAATKEQVDELLERVKKCADGAALMTETAVSSEILAFAYETLPNDRLNDVMKANMEENPIYFTEEEKQFAKEIIASIDPKIVEGSQKRIAAYTDELLPTVSINDPKMKGVSVGGSTDVGDVSWITPVGQVTTTCAPVGVQAHSWQATASYGSSIGFKGMHLAAKTMALTLYDLLQDQTIIKEAKEEFANFAAAKPYVPGIPANVMPPNQVKELVHE; from the coding sequence ATGGGTAAAACAGATGTAACGGACTGGCTTAATGAGCACGAACAATTCTTTACAGAGATGGCAAAGGATATTTGGGAACATCCACAGGTAGCATATGAGGAGACATATGCTGCAGAAAAGCAAATGACAGCACTTCAAAATGCCGGCTTTTCGATTAAAGAAAATGCGGGAGGATCAATTACCGCGTTTGTGGCAGAGTATGGGACTGGTAAGCCTCTTATTGGTATTTTGGGAGAATATGATGCATTGCCAGGCCTTTCTCAAAAGGTTTCACCTATTCGTGCTGAAATCGTCGAAAAAGGTCCAGGCCATGGCTGTGGTCACAATCTTTTAGGAACAGCAGGCGTCGCAGCAGTGATGGCGTTAAAGGACAAAATGGCTGCTGAAAATCTTGCAGGTACAATCCGCTACTATGGCTGTCCTGCCGAAGAAGTGCTGTCAGGAAAGACTTTCATGGCTAGAAGCGGTTTGTTTAATGACCTGGATTGTGCCTTAACCTGGCATCCTGGTACAGCTAATATGACTTCTAACTTCAGCATGCAGGCGATGGTTTCTATTAAGTTTCACTTTACAGGCATTGCTGCACATGCTGCTGGCGCACCTCATGCGGGAAGAAGCGCATTGGATGCCGTCGAAATAATGAATATTGGATCTAATTATTTACGTGAACATATATTAGATGGTTCAAGAATTCATTATGTTATCACAAATGGAGGGCTTGCTCCGAATATTGTTCCAGATACAAGCACTGTTTGGTATTATATCCGTGCTGCTACAAAGGAGCAGGTCGATGAGCTGCTTGAAAGGGTAAAGAAGTGTGCAGATGGAGCTGCTTTGATGACAGAAACAGCTGTAAGCTCAGAAATACTAGCCTTTGCCTATGAAACATTGCCAAATGACAGATTAAATGATGTGATGAAAGCGAATATGGAGGAAAACCCGATCTACTTTACTGAAGAAGAAAAGCAGTTTGCTAAGGAGATTATTGCTTCCATTGATCCGAAAATTGTAGAAGGTTCCCAAAAAAGAATCGCTGCCTATACAGATGAACTTCTTCCAACTGTAAGTATTAACGATCCGAAAATGAAGGGAGTATCTGTCGGCGGGTCAACAGACGTTGGCGATGTCAGCTGGATTACACCTGTTGGCCAAGTGACAACAACTTGTGCACCAGTTGGTGTTCAAGCACACTCCTGGCAAGCAACTGCTTCCTATGGAAGTTCCATCGGTTTTAAAGGCATGCATTTGGCCGCCAAAACAATGGCGTTAACGCTGTATGATTTGTTGCAGGATCAAACGATAATAAAGGAAGCTAAAGAAGAGTTTGCAAACTTTGCAGCAGCCAAACCGTATGTACCTGGAATCCCCGCAAATGTTATGCCTCCGAATCAAGTGAAAGAGCTTGTACATGAATGA